The DNA region GCGCAGTACCTTGCGCTGGGGGTGGACCCGGCACGCGCCACCATCTTCGTGCAGAGCCATGTACCCGCTCATGCCGAATTGGCCTGGGTGCTCGGCTGTTTCACCGGTTTCGGACAGGCGTCTCGGATGACGCAGTTCAAGGACAAGTCACAGAAGCAGGGCGCCGAGTCGACGACCGTCGGGTTGTTCACCTACCCGGTGCTGATGGCCGCCGACGTGCTGCTCTACGACACCGAGCTGGTGCCGGTCGGTGAGGATCAGCGTCAGCATCTGGAGTTGGCCCGTGACGTGGCCCAGCGCGTCAACGCGCGATTCCCCGATACGTTTGTCGTGCCGGAGGCGATGATCCCGAAGGCGACCGCCAAGATCTACGACCTGGCCGATCCGACGGCCAAGATGAGCAAATCGGCGGCCACCGACGCCGGGCTGATCAGCCTGCTCGACGACCCGGCCAAGACAGCCAAGAAGATTCGCTCGGCGGTCACCGACAGCGAGCGCGAGATCCGGTTCGACCCCGACGCCAAACCCGGCGTGTCGAACCTGTTGACCATTCAGTCCGCGGTGACCGGAGTCGATGTCGGGACCCTGGTCGAGGGCTACGCCGGCCGCGGCTACGGAGACCTGAAGAAGGAGACCGCCGAGGCGGTGGTCGAGTTCGTCACTCCGATCAAGACCCGCGTCGACGAGTTGCTCAGCGACCCGGCCGAACTGCAGAGCGTGCTGGCCAGCGGCGCGCAGCGGGCGCGTGAGGTGTCTGGACAGACGCTGCAGAGGGTATATGACCGGCTAGGTTTATTAGCGCCGCGGTCGCGCGTGGCCGACTGACCAGGAGCGAAGGGGACGGATGACTGAATCGGAGCGTCCGTCCGAGACCGTCGAGAACCCGGGCCTGATGGACCGCCTGCGCGCACGGATGCCCTGGTTCGATCACGTGATGCGGGCGCAGGGCCGGTACAACGAGGCCAAGGGCGACTTCTACGCCGCCGGTATCACCTACTTCACCATCTTCGCGCTGTTCCCGCTGTTGATGGTCGGGTTCGCGATCGGCGGTTTCGTGTTGGCCAGCCAGCCCGAGCTGCTGATGAGCCTGCAGGACCGCATCCGCTCGGCGGTCGGCGGTGACATGGGTCAGCAGCTGGCCGAACTGATGGAGTCGGCGATCGACTCGCGCACCTCGGTCGGCATCATCGGTCTGGCCGCCGCAGCGTGGGCCGGGCTGGGGTGGATGGCCAACCTGCGCGAGGCGCTCAGCCAGATGTGGGGCCTGTATCGCAACGAGCTCCCCGGGTTCCTGCGTACCAAGGTCTCCGACCTGTTGGCGCTGCTGTCGGTGTTCGCTGCACTCGTGGTGACGGTGTCGCTGACCGCGCTGGGCAACATGTCGGTGATGCGAAACGTGTTGGGCTGGTTCGGTCTTACCGACGCGCCAGGGCTATCGCTGGGGCTGCGCATCGCGTCCATCGGGGTGTCGGTGCTGGTGTCATGGCTGTTGTTCACCTTCCTGATCGCCCGCCTGCCGCGGGAATCGGTGAGCTTTCGCAGCAGCGTGCGTGCGGGTCTGATCGCCGCTGTCGGGTTCGAGATCTTCAAACTGGTGGCCGCGATCTACCTGCGCTCGGTGGTCACCGGCCCGGCGGGGGCGACGTTCGGCCCGGTCCTGGGTCTGATGGTGTTCGCCTACATCACCGCGCGGTTGGTACTCTTCGCCACCGCCTGGGCGGCGACGATGCCCGAGAACGTGCAGGAGGCACCGGTCCCCGCGCCGGGCCCGGCGGTGATCCGCAATCGCATCATCACCCGTCCCGGTCTGGCGCCGTGGCAGGCGGCCGCGGCTGCGTTGGCCGGCGCGGTGGGCGCGTTGAGTTGGTCGCGTCTTCGCCGGCGCGGCGCTGTCAGCCGCGCTGAGGACGGCGGTTGAGCGCCCGGGCACCCATGATCAGACTGAACACCACCACCGTGCCGATGACCCCGACGCCCACTCGTACCGGCATCGCGTCCACATCGGTGAGTACGGCGTTGGCTTTGGTGGTGGTGGCTGCGGCCGGGTCTTGCCGGAGGCCGCCCAGCGATGGATCGGGGTCGACGAGCGTGCCCACCGAGGTGCCCGGAGGTGTCGCGAAGCCGTAGTCGAGCAGTCGTGCGGCCTGCTCCCACGGGGCAATGGGCTGACGACTGCCGCGCAGCAGCACCGCGACCAGTCGGCGACCGTCGCGTTCGGCGGCGCCGACAAAGGTCTGACCTGCGTCGTCGGTGAAACCGGTCTTGCCGCCCAACGCCCC from Mycobacterium sp. SMC-4 includes:
- the trpS gene encoding tryptophan--tRNA ligase — its product is MSSTAKPVVFSGAQPTSDSLHLGNALGAVAQWVQLQADNDAYFCVVDLHAITIAQDPETLRRRTLATAAQYLALGVDPARATIFVQSHVPAHAELAWVLGCFTGFGQASRMTQFKDKSQKQGAESTTVGLFTYPVLMAADVLLYDTELVPVGEDQRQHLELARDVAQRVNARFPDTFVVPEAMIPKATAKIYDLADPTAKMSKSAATDAGLISLLDDPAKTAKKIRSAVTDSEREIRFDPDAKPGVSNLLTIQSAVTGVDVGTLVEGYAGRGYGDLKKETAEAVVEFVTPIKTRVDELLSDPAELQSVLASGAQRAREVSGQTLQRVYDRLGLLAPRSRVAD
- the yhjD gene encoding inner membrane protein YhjD — translated: MTESERPSETVENPGLMDRLRARMPWFDHVMRAQGRYNEAKGDFYAAGITYFTIFALFPLLMVGFAIGGFVLASQPELLMSLQDRIRSAVGGDMGQQLAELMESAIDSRTSVGIIGLAAAAWAGLGWMANLREALSQMWGLYRNELPGFLRTKVSDLLALLSVFAALVVTVSLTALGNMSVMRNVLGWFGLTDAPGLSLGLRIASIGVSVLVSWLLFTFLIARLPRESVSFRSSVRAGLIAAVGFEIFKLVAAIYLRSVVTGPAGATFGPVLGLMVFAYITARLVLFATAWAATMPENVQEAPVPAPGPAVIRNRIITRPGLAPWQAAAAALAGAVGALSWSRLRRRGAVSRAEDGG